From Thermococcus barophilus MP:
TCTTGTGCCTTCCCATATGTACTCCTTAATGCCCCTTTTTGGAACATCTTTACCCGTTGTGAAAAGGAAAGCAGCCTTTGGCTTCAAGATGGCATAGTTCTTTTTGATATCAACGAAGTAGAAGAACTCAATGTTTGGATAGAACTTCTCCACCAAATTTTCATCAACTTTTATCGTTCCAACAAAAGTCCCAAAGGAATAGGGCTTGAGCTTTAGGTTTTCAATTTCCTCCCAAACTTTTTCGTTCACAGCATAAATATCTCTGAATTTGCCCTCAACAACTGCAAAAAAGCTGTGCCTAAGCTCGCCATATTTTTCTGCTTCTCTCAAAATTAAGTCAAACTCCCATGAAGAAACTCTTCGATATCTAAGCCCCTGCACCATTTTCACTCAAAATTAACTAACACAATGATCCTTAAAAGGTTAGCTTGAGGATGTGATATTTGGGGGAGGGACTTGTTCAGGATAAGCCACAATTACCGTGGCGTTCTTGGGCACGTTCTCTTCCATCTTTACATGAACATAGTAGTCACTCACCAGCCACTGGGCAGAAAAGGCGCTGAGGAAAGCCGAAGCACTTAGGAGAGCAATTGCCATGATAGAGAGAGCAGGAGACACAGAAATTTCTTTTCCTTTCAGAAAGATTATTAGTCCCACCAGAGAAGACAGTGCCCATGCTCCGAGAATAGCAAACAATATGGGAGTTTCCACAGGAGTCCTCATAAAATGAAATAGAGCCCAAAGAGACCCAAATAAGCCAAATAGGAAGTAAACTGCTCCAAACTTCTTTGCTCTTTTGAAATTCGTAGCAATTCCCAAGTAGTAAAGCGAAATCGTCCCTAAAGCAAAGAAAGCAAGTATAAGGAACGGTAAAGCCCATGCAATATACCGATAAGCATAACTTGGAACAATTGTAGAGAACATAATTGGCACAAAACCGTAGAACGCAAGGTTGACAACTGCCTGAATCATAAAACATGCCAACAAGATGGTGGACTTCCACCTCATACCAAAAATTAAGGGTGGAGTGTTATATTTACTTTTTGGCTTCGTCTAAAATCTTGCTCAGCCCATCCAAATCAGTCTTATCAAACTCCTCTTTGAAGTTCAAGCCAAGCTCGGCTATCTCTTCTCTTGTGATAATTTCTTTTCCTTCCCCTATTCCCGGACAGCTTTCATCATAATACAGCCAAAGCTTTTTCCCTTTATATTCAAAAGGCTCTTCCCTCTCAACGCCCAGAGGTCTGTGAGAGACCATAAAAGGATAAATCCGACAAACTAAGGGATTGTAGTCATGGATTCTGCATTTGCCTGTCTCTGGGTCATGAAAAACGCAGCCCAAATCCCACTCCCTGTAAGCCAATACAAACCTGATTTTCCCGTTTTCAGCTGTGAAGAGAACGAAGTCTTGAGGATCATGGCCATGCTCTGCTATCCTTTTGATGTCGTAAAGTGTGAGGTAGATAAAGCGCCCCCGGCAGCAATCTACACAGAATTTGCACTTAAATTTAACATCACTTTTGAGGGGTTTTGGTTTAAAGCGCATTTTTAACCCTCATGAAAACCTGTCTCCAAAACTTTTAAATCTCTCGGAATGGAAAAATGAACACATGAAGATACATCTTATCGTCGTGATAATTTTAACAACCCTTATAGTTATGTGCATCAGTTCCCATAGAACCGAGCTTAGGGAACTCCAATTCTCACCAACTGCAAACGCCAAACGCCTTTTTGAAGCGAGCTGGGAAAATAACACCGCTAACGAAAGTATTTCTCTTAGTATAATCTTTGATGGATGGAATGCCACAATTAAAGGAACTCAAGAGATTGAGCTTTCCTTAAGCTCTTCCTCTGTAATACCTTTTCTCTTTGAGAATTCGTCCATTTTAAGGTTTGATCTCGAGAAAATAGAGGTCTATGGTGCAAAAGTAAGTGTAAAAGCATTCTATGATGGAAAATACGGCATTTTGCTGCTCAACGTGACTCCCACCAGGAGTACACAAAAGATTAGGCTTTTCTATACTTCGCATTATCAGCCTCTGCTCGATATCAACATGCGAGACCCTATTGAGTGGCACATGAGATCAACTAAGGACTACTTTTACATCCCACCAGAGGCTTATATGTTTCTCTCCAAGCTGAGGGGAAAATTCACGATTAAAGTTCTCCATTATTCAACAGACTACACCCTTGCAGGTATTTTAAAGTTAAGGAATGGAAAATACAAACCGCTCCTTCCAGAGGAGGATGCATTTCATACAGATGGCAAAAGGCTCTATATCCTCCTTGGAAGATGGAACATCTATGAAAGCACAATCAAGATCAATGACAGAAACATAAAAGTCATAGCCCTCACTGACGAGGGGAATGTAACGAATGCGCTCTCAAAAATTCTGAAGGTTTATTCCTCCCACCTCATTCCATACCCTTACGATGAGCTGATTTATATAAGGTTCAAAGGGCATAGAAGCGAGTATGAAGGATACGGCCTGTATGGAGGGGCACTGGGAACGCAGTTCAAAAGAGTTATCCCTCATGAGGTTGCCCACAACTGGTTTGCTATGTATGCTGACCTTGGAATTCTAAATGAACCCTTTGCCGTGTATACATCCTCTTTGTACAATCTAACCTCCGAACAGGTGGATAAATGGGAGGGACTATGTTTGAGTCTGAAAGACAAAACCCCAATAGCGCGGATAAATGGAATTACCCGACAGAACATGAATACTCTCTATCAGCGGGGCGGTTTTATCCTCCGCTCCCTTCAGTTTGTCGTAGGAAATGAGACATTTTTTAAAGGGCTCAGGGAGCTCCTTGGAATTTGCCACGCTAAAGATTGCACTCAACCTGAAGAAACACTAAACCTAATTAAAGAAATCTACGAGAACCTGACTAATAAAGACTTAGATTGGTTCTTCAAAGAGTGGTTCTACACAGCAGATTATCCCAACTTCACGGTCTCCAGCTTGAAAGTCATTCAAAACGGCAACTATTATAGGCTAATACTCAACATAACCGAGAAAAACGGTTTTGCGATGCCACTTGAGGTAAAAATTGTAACTCCCACCGAGAACATCACGAAGAGAATCTTTGTAAATGGCTCAGCTATTTTGGGAGTTGAGTTAAAGGAAAAGCCACTCAGGGTAATCATCGATCCAAATGACTGGATGATTAACGCCGATGGCTCTAACTACAGAGTGAACTGGGAGAACTTTATGCTCGAGAAAATAGAAAAGGAAGCAATGGAACTCAATGGTGTTGAGATAGTAGTGAACTGACTCAAGTGTTCAAATGTGCATCAAACTCTCTGCTCTTTTCAAAGTCTGCATAGCTTTTATCTAAGCGTTTGCTCACATAAGGACCGTCTTTTCTATAACCGAACTTTCTGTAATATTCCCTAACTCCAACGCCGCTGATGACAAGCATCTTCTTGACGTCAAACTCCTCTCTCGCTATTTTCTCCGCCTCCGCAAGCAGCTCCCTGCCGTAGCCACGGTGCTGCCACTCATATTTAGGTCTGCCTCCAATTGGCACCAATGGACCATAAACGTGAAGTTCCCTAACAATTGCAGAGGGACAGCAGTTAATCTCTTTGCGGTGAGCTTTTTCGCTCGGAATCCTCAACCTAAGGAATCCAATTAGAATGTCGTTCTTAACATCCTCAAAGCTGAGAAAAATTTCTCTGCCCTCGCTTGCCTCATAGTCCTCTCTCAAAAGCTTTATATGCTCCACCTCGGGCTGAATTCCAAACTTCTGCATTACATGACCAACTTCTCTGAATCTGATCTCTCTTGGCCTTATGCCCTCCCTGATGAGCTCGTTGAAGACAAGCTGTCCCAGGTTGGAGTGCTTAACTCCAGCAGCGATTAAAGGAACGGGAATATCTCTCTGGATCCTCATAACGCGAACCCACTTTGGAATTATCTTGTAAACTTCAACCAAAAGCCTAACTGCTTCTTCAGTGGTGTATGGTCTGTATTTGC
This genomic window contains:
- a CDS encoding M1 family aminopeptidase, which encodes MKIHLIVVIILTTLIVMCISSHRTELRELQFSPTANAKRLFEASWENNTANESISLSIIFDGWNATIKGTQEIELSLSSSSVIPFLFENSSILRFDLEKIEVYGAKVSVKAFYDGKYGILLLNVTPTRSTQKIRLFYTSHYQPLLDINMRDPIEWHMRSTKDYFYIPPEAYMFLSKLRGKFTIKVLHYSTDYTLAGILKLRNGKYKPLLPEEDAFHTDGKRLYILLGRWNIYESTIKINDRNIKVIALTDEGNVTNALSKILKVYSSHLIPYPYDELIYIRFKGHRSEYEGYGLYGGALGTQFKRVIPHEVAHNWFAMYADLGILNEPFAVYTSSLYNLTSEQVDKWEGLCLSLKDKTPIARINGITRQNMNTLYQRGGFILRSLQFVVGNETFFKGLRELLGICHAKDCTQPEETLNLIKEIYENLTNKDLDWFFKEWFYTADYPNFTVSSLKVIQNGNYYRLILNITEKNGFAMPLEVKIVTPTENITKRIFVNGSAILGVELKEKPLRVIIDPNDWMINADGSNYRVNWENFMLEKIEKEAMELNGVEIVVN
- a CDS encoding PUA domain-containing protein, yielding MVQGLRYRRVSSWEFDLILREAEKYGELRHSFFAVVEGKFRDIYAVNEKVWEEIENLKLKPYSFGTFVGTIKVDENLVEKFYPNIEFFYFVDIKKNYAILKPKAAFLFTTGKDVPKRGIKEYIWEGTRKLVLFDENGVILGIGRIQPNSERTFIKNITDIGEFIRRHRKA
- a CDS encoding YkgJ family cysteine cluster protein, whose amino-acid sequence is MRFKPKPLKSDVKFKCKFCVDCCRGRFIYLTLYDIKRIAEHGHDPQDFVLFTAENGKIRFVLAYREWDLGCVFHDPETGKCRIHDYNPLVCRIYPFMVSHRPLGVEREEPFEYKGKKLWLYYDESCPGIGEGKEIITREEIAELGLNFKEEFDKTDLDGLSKILDEAKK